The Pirellulales bacterium nucleotide sequence CCGGGTTTTTTCAATCTCAGAGGGAGTTCCAGACCATGACTACTGCCAACACCACACGCACCGATGTGTACAGCCGCGTTACCTCCACGATCGTCGAACAGCTTGAGCGAGGTGTGCGGCCCTGGATGCAACCGTGGAAAGCGGAGTATGCCGCCGGACGCATTACGCGACCGCTGCGGCATAACGGAGAGGCCTACAAGGGCATCAACGTCATCACGCTCTGGATGGAGTCTGAGCTACGCGGGTTTTCTTGTCCGTTCTTTCTGACGTTCCAGCAGGCCAAGGAGCTGGGTGGCTTCGTCAAAAAAGGCGAGCACGGATTGCCCGTGGTCTATGCGAGCACGTTCAAGAAGACCGACACCGCCGACGATGGGGCGGAAATCGAGCAGGAGATACCGTTCCTCAAGCAATACACGGTCTTCAATGCCGAGCAAATTGAGGGCTTGCCGCAGCGATTCTACCAACTGGCTGAAACGCCCAAGGAGAAGATCGAACGCATCGAGCAGGCCGAACGGTTTTTTGCCAATACCAGGGCAGATATTCGTTACGGCGGGAATCGGGCTTATTACGCCGTTGTGGCGGACTACGTGCGGATGCCGCCGTTGGAAACGTTCCGCGATGCCGAATCGCACGCGGCAACGTTGGCCCATGAAATCACGCACTGGACGCGGCACCCGTCACGGCTCAACCGCGATCTCGGCCGTAAGAGATTCGGCGACGAAGGTTACGCCGTCGAGGAATTAGTGGCGGAACTGGGAGCGGCGTTTCTGTGTGCGGATTTGCAGATCACGCCCGAAGTTCGCGATGACCACGCAGCCTATATCCAAAGCTGGCTGAGCGTGCTTCGCAACGACAAGAAGGCAGTCTTTACAGCGGCCTCACTGGCGAGCCGGGCCGTTGACTACCTGCATGGCTTGCAACCGCAGCCGCTCGTCTGACTCGCATCCAGCCCGGCCATCTGCCGGCGGTCGGGCGTCTCTCACTCTTCGAATCCATCACGGAGTCACTGCCATGTTTTACGTCACCTGTCCTGAATGCGGATCGCAGGTCGAGATTCCCGATAACGCCGTCGGCTCCGA carries:
- a CDS encoding zincin-like metallopeptidase domain-containing protein, which encodes MTTANTTRTDVYSRVTSTIVEQLERGVRPWMQPWKAEYAAGRITRPLRHNGEAYKGINVITLWMESELRGFSCPFFLTFQQAKELGGFVKKGEHGLPVVYASTFKKTDTADDGAEIEQEIPFLKQYTVFNAEQIEGLPQRFYQLAETPKEKIERIEQAERFFANTRADIRYGGNRAYYAVVADYVRMPPLETFRDAESHAATLAHEITHWTRHPSRLNRDLGRKRFGDEGYAVEELVAELGAAFLCADLQITPEVRDDHAAYIQSWLSVLRNDKKAVFTAASLASRAVDYLHGLQPQPLV